The Streptomyces sp. R28 region CTCGACGGTGGCGACGATGGCGTCCGTGCCCGGCCGCTCGAAGTCCTTGGTGTCCACGTTCCAGCCCAGCGGGCGCATGCCCCGGGAGGCGGCGAGCGTGCGGCTGTAGGGGGTGAAGGCCCCGCCGGGCGCCCGGTAGTACATCGGCCGTACGCCACCGGACGCCTTGGTGATCATGCGTTCGGCGTCGAGTATCTGCTGCGACTGGTAGGCCTGGGACTTCTTGTCCATGGTGGTGTCGTGCGACACCGAGTGGTCGCACAGCCGGTGCCCGGCCGCGACCACCTTCCTCACGAGGTCCGGGTGCGCCTGCGCCTGCGTCCCCACCATGCAGAACGTGGCCTTCACCCCGTACTCCCGCAGCACGTCGAGCACTTGGGGGGTCCACGCGGGGTCGGGCCCGTCGTCGATGGTGATGTTGACGCCGCGCGCCCCCGCGTCCGACGCGTGCACGATGCCCACCGCGACCGGCTTGACGTCACCGCCCGGCGTGGCCGACGCGGTCGCCTTCGGCGCCGAGCCGCCCACGGCACCGGCCTGCGCGGTCCACACCGAGGCACCGGCGGCGAGCATCGTCACCCCGAGCGCCGCCCCGACCACCTTGCCGTACCAGCCCCGCCCGCCG contains the following coding sequences:
- a CDS encoding polysaccharide deacetylase family protein produces the protein MARHGGGRGWYGKVVGAALGVTMLAAGASVWTAQAGAVGGSAPKATASATPGGDVKPVAVGIVHASDAGARGVNITIDDGPDPAWTPQVLDVLREYGVKATFCMVGTQAQAHPDLVRKVVAAGHRLCDHSVSHDTTMDKKSQAYQSQQILDAERMITKASGGVRPMYYRAPGGAFTPYSRTLAASRGMRPLGWNVDTKDFERPGTDAIVATVERELPNGPTLLFHDAGGDRSQTVEALRRILPRLKEQGYSFGFPVR